In Carya illinoinensis cultivar Pawnee chromosome 9, C.illinoinensisPawnee_v1, whole genome shotgun sequence, the following are encoded in one genomic region:
- the LOC122276547 gene encoding COP1-interacting protein 7 isoform X1, which produces MDSKARLDYALFQLTPTRTRCDLVVFSGGITEKLASGLFDPFVSHLKSLKDEISKGGYSIKLCPSAHAAPWFTKGTVERFVRFVSTPALLERFVSIEREILQIDNSVQANELSNTHVHGQPMEGSVLAANGLTKKPPDSPKLKPEVECTDDVVKEENSRIHLQRLLDNRKTLLQKEQAMAYVRGIVAGFEMENIDDLISFAGAFGALRLREACINFKDLCKKKDADGLWMEELTAMQACSPSELSYVEASGIVLKNEISAHNQRAVFDSSKSSVSTIKGVPNESLDTSKSGSSTSQASLHSKKDNTLPSDQIPSSTAKLQLPMPWTNQIPPYIYNFQIPIQQIPPHQGYPFPTMQSVPHNAKNMQWPRSDYHRNQKSYSVGSKKNFPNKKEVVYSEEDRQTESSDSDSGSDSDSNLPQDRQNSLMEHSYKKERKKKSSRTVFIRNINYIRPKSTDGDRGGVPVETSADEELINGDSLKQAIEDAIGSSEKIHYSNSRNEKTRGLDKSCHSLNQSSDAADQDLLSDLITDSSKGERRNENWDSFQNLLMKNDEMHTRGMEKLHLINVQNEHCTVANSETSISFKPVVEKTPNQLTAAADSFVATERMSESGGRVELEDFENSKNFHHVTKRRDSADEVLVIPHRLGESGTGLGITLSNFSAERTIIKTGRTEDWFIINHSGMPVDQDVNIQQTVLDDDCIVSLEGDCPHTEKSRIGTLIDDSFMIETRSAVDDLYDSQWKTYMCIETDMTLAAHSENGTPNISQVKHEVSNAYDPDDLCVVFERDSRVDFAGFSLSMNYGSDISLTEANGKCSGAGTSEHVDQKLPLNCKSSSVNNSEATGKKYTSKEARSKVLGGALGKSKYQIMSKSKKPSPVNRPIVQNSKLETEEEIRKKMEDMLIQRQKRIAEKTAAGRFAPTTSKKVVSQSKTMKSSFKSEKLISTTSNTNRIGSVKISAT; this is translated from the exons ATGGACTCCAAAGCTCGTCTCGATTATGCTCTCTTCCAGCTCACCCCAACTAGAACCAG ATGTGATCTTGTGGTCTTTTCTGGAGGCATTACTGAGAAACTAGCTTCTGGATTATTTGACCCTTTCGTTTCTCACCTCAAATCTTTGAAAGATGAGATCTCAAAAGGTGGGTACTCGATCAAGCTTTGCCCATCCGCCCATGCTGCACCCTGGTTCACCAAAGGCACAGTCGAAAG ATTTGTGCGCTTTGTAAGCACACCAGCACTTCTTGAGAGGTTCGTCAGCATAGAAAGAGAGATCTTGCAGATTGACAATTCAGTTCAAGCTAATGAACTATCCAATACCCATGTACATGGGCAACCGATGGAAG GAAGTGTTTTAGCTGCTAATGGTCTTACAAAGAAGCCTCCTGATTCCCCCAAG CTAAAACCTGAAGTAGAATGCACGGATGATGTCGTGAAAGAAGAAAACTCCAG GATTCACCTCCAACGCCTTTTAGATAATCGGAAAACTTTGCTTCAGAAAGAGCAGGCGATGGCTTATGTGCGTGGTATTGTTGCTGGATTTGAGATGGAAAATATAGATGATCTCATTTCCTTTGCAGGTGCCTTTGGAGCATTGCGTTTAAG GGAAGCATGTATTAATTTCAAAGATTTGTGCAAGAAAAAGGATGCAGATGGTCTTTGGATGGAGGAATTAACAGCCATGCAAGCATGCTCCCCTTCAGAACTTTCATATGTGGAAGCATCTGGAATTgtattgaaaaatgaaataagtGCCCACAATCAACGTGCTGTGTTTGACTCATCCAAAAGTAGTGTCTCTACCATTAAAGGTGTGCCAAATGAGTCTTTGGATACATCAAAATCTGGCTCTTCTACAAGTCAAGCAAGTTTACACAGCAAAAAAG ATAATACCTTGCCATCAGATCAGATACCATCCTCTACTGCAAAATTACAATTGCCTATGCCATGGACGAACCAGATTCctccatatatatacaatttccaAATTCCCATCCAACAAATACCTCCACATCAAGGATATCCTTTCCCAACCATGCAATCTGTTCCTCACAATGCAAAGAATATGCAGTGGCCACGATCCGATTATCATAGGAATCAGAAGTCATATTCAGTGGGGAGCAAGaaaaactttccaaataaaaaagaagttgTATATTCAGAAGAAGACAGACAAACAGAGTCCAGTGACTCTGATTCTGGGAGCGATTCAGATTCAAATTTACCACAAGACAGACAGAATTCTTTAATGGAGCATTCATACAAAAAAGAACGCAAGAAGAAGTCCTCCAGAACAGTTTTCATTCGTAATATCAACTATATCAGGCCTAAGAGTACAGATGGGGACAGGGGTGGAGTCCCAGTTGAAACTTCTGCAGATGAAGAATTAATTAATGGAGATTCACTTAAACAGGCGATAGAGGATGCGATTGGATCATCTGAGAAGATACATTACTCAAACTCGCGGAACGAGAAGACAAGGGGTTTGGATAAGAGCTGCCACAGTTTGAACCAGTCAAGTGATGCCGCTGATCAGGATCTTCTTAGCGATCTGATCACAGATTCTTCtaagggagagagaagaaatgagAACTGGGATTCTTTTCAGAACCTTTTGATGAAAAATGATGAGATGCATACTCGAGGGATGGAAAAACTGCATCTGATAAATGTTCAGAATGAACATTGTACAGTCGCAAACTCTGAAACGTCAATCTCATTCAAACCTGTTGTTGAGAAAACCCCAAACCAACTGACAGCTGCAGCTGATTCCTTTGTTGCAACTGAGAGGATGAGTGAAAGTGGTGGTAGAGTTGAATTGGAAGATTTTGAAAACAGCAAGAATTTCCATCATGTTACAAAGAGGAGGGACTCTGCAGATGAGGTATTAGTAATTCCCCATAGATTGGGAGAGTCAGGAACCGGACTTGGGATTACATTATCTAATTTTTCAGCTGAGAGGACAATAATCAAGACTGGGAGGACAGAAGATTGGTTTATTATCAATCACTCAGGAATGCCAGTAGACCAGGATGTAAACATCCAGCAAACGGTCCTTGATGACGATTGCATTGTGTCATTAGAAGGTGATTGCCCCCACACCGAGAAAAGTAGAATAGGGACACTTATTGATGATTCTTTCATGATAGAGACTCGATCAGCAGTTGATGATCTGTATGACTCACAATGGAAAACATACATGTGTATTGAGACTGATATGACTTTAGCTGCCCACTCAGAAAACGGAACTCCAAATATTTCGCAAGTGAAGCATGAAGTATCTAATGCCTATGATCCAGATGATCTTTGTGTGGTATTTGAACGAGATTCCAGAGTGGATTTTGCTGGGTTTTCTTTGAGTATGAACTATGGAAGTGACATCTCACTCACAGAAGCTAATGGAAAATGTTCTGGTGCTGGAACAAGTGAACATGTGGACCAGAAGCTACCTTTGAATTGTAAGAGCAGCAGTGTCAATAATAGTGAAGCTACTGGAAAAAAATACACCAGTAAAGAAGCAAGATCAAAGGTTTTGGGTGGAGCTCTAGGAAAAAGCAAATATCAGATCATGTCCAAAAGCAAGAAACCATCTCCTGTGAACAGGCCCATTGTCCAGAATAGCAAATTGGAGACG GAAGAAGAAATCCGGAAAAAGATGGAAGATATGTTGATCCAGCGCCAGAAAAGAATTGCTGAAAAAACTGCAGCTGGTCGTTTTGCTCCAACAACATCAAAGAAAGTCGTATCACAAAGTAAAACAATGAAAAGTTCCTTTAAGAGTGAAAAGTTAATTTCCACAACTAGCAATACAAACAGGATTGGTTCTGTCAAAATCAGTGCTACTTAA
- the LOC122276547 gene encoding COP1-interacting protein 7 isoform X2, with product MAYVRGIVAGFEMENIDDLISFAGAFGALRLREACINFKDLCKKKDADGLWMEELTAMQACSPSELSYVEASGIVLKNEISAHNQRAVFDSSKSSVSTIKGVPNESLDTSKSGSSTSQASLHSKKDNTLPSDQIPSSTAKLQLPMPWTNQIPPYIYNFQIPIQQIPPHQGYPFPTMQSVPHNAKNMQWPRSDYHRNQKSYSVGSKKNFPNKKEVVYSEEDRQTESSDSDSGSDSDSNLPQDRQNSLMEHSYKKERKKKSSRTVFIRNINYIRPKSTDGDRGGVPVETSADEELINGDSLKQAIEDAIGSSEKIHYSNSRNEKTRGLDKSCHSLNQSSDAADQDLLSDLITDSSKGERRNENWDSFQNLLMKNDEMHTRGMEKLHLINVQNEHCTVANSETSISFKPVVEKTPNQLTAAADSFVATERMSESGGRVELEDFENSKNFHHVTKRRDSADEVLVIPHRLGESGTGLGITLSNFSAERTIIKTGRTEDWFIINHSGMPVDQDVNIQQTVLDDDCIVSLEGDCPHTEKSRIGTLIDDSFMIETRSAVDDLYDSQWKTYMCIETDMTLAAHSENGTPNISQVKHEVSNAYDPDDLCVVFERDSRVDFAGFSLSMNYGSDISLTEANGKCSGAGTSEHVDQKLPLNCKSSSVNNSEATGKKYTSKEARSKVLGGALGKSKYQIMSKSKKPSPVNRPIVQNSKLETEEEIRKKMEDMLIQRQKRIAEKTAAGRFAPTTSKKVVSQSKTMKSSFKSEKLISTTSNTNRIGSVKISAT from the exons ATGGCTTATGTGCGTGGTATTGTTGCTGGATTTGAGATGGAAAATATAGATGATCTCATTTCCTTTGCAGGTGCCTTTGGAGCATTGCGTTTAAG GGAAGCATGTATTAATTTCAAAGATTTGTGCAAGAAAAAGGATGCAGATGGTCTTTGGATGGAGGAATTAACAGCCATGCAAGCATGCTCCCCTTCAGAACTTTCATATGTGGAAGCATCTGGAATTgtattgaaaaatgaaataagtGCCCACAATCAACGTGCTGTGTTTGACTCATCCAAAAGTAGTGTCTCTACCATTAAAGGTGTGCCAAATGAGTCTTTGGATACATCAAAATCTGGCTCTTCTACAAGTCAAGCAAGTTTACACAGCAAAAAAG ATAATACCTTGCCATCAGATCAGATACCATCCTCTACTGCAAAATTACAATTGCCTATGCCATGGACGAACCAGATTCctccatatatatacaatttccaAATTCCCATCCAACAAATACCTCCACATCAAGGATATCCTTTCCCAACCATGCAATCTGTTCCTCACAATGCAAAGAATATGCAGTGGCCACGATCCGATTATCATAGGAATCAGAAGTCATATTCAGTGGGGAGCAAGaaaaactttccaaataaaaaagaagttgTATATTCAGAAGAAGACAGACAAACAGAGTCCAGTGACTCTGATTCTGGGAGCGATTCAGATTCAAATTTACCACAAGACAGACAGAATTCTTTAATGGAGCATTCATACAAAAAAGAACGCAAGAAGAAGTCCTCCAGAACAGTTTTCATTCGTAATATCAACTATATCAGGCCTAAGAGTACAGATGGGGACAGGGGTGGAGTCCCAGTTGAAACTTCTGCAGATGAAGAATTAATTAATGGAGATTCACTTAAACAGGCGATAGAGGATGCGATTGGATCATCTGAGAAGATACATTACTCAAACTCGCGGAACGAGAAGACAAGGGGTTTGGATAAGAGCTGCCACAGTTTGAACCAGTCAAGTGATGCCGCTGATCAGGATCTTCTTAGCGATCTGATCACAGATTCTTCtaagggagagagaagaaatgagAACTGGGATTCTTTTCAGAACCTTTTGATGAAAAATGATGAGATGCATACTCGAGGGATGGAAAAACTGCATCTGATAAATGTTCAGAATGAACATTGTACAGTCGCAAACTCTGAAACGTCAATCTCATTCAAACCTGTTGTTGAGAAAACCCCAAACCAACTGACAGCTGCAGCTGATTCCTTTGTTGCAACTGAGAGGATGAGTGAAAGTGGTGGTAGAGTTGAATTGGAAGATTTTGAAAACAGCAAGAATTTCCATCATGTTACAAAGAGGAGGGACTCTGCAGATGAGGTATTAGTAATTCCCCATAGATTGGGAGAGTCAGGAACCGGACTTGGGATTACATTATCTAATTTTTCAGCTGAGAGGACAATAATCAAGACTGGGAGGACAGAAGATTGGTTTATTATCAATCACTCAGGAATGCCAGTAGACCAGGATGTAAACATCCAGCAAACGGTCCTTGATGACGATTGCATTGTGTCATTAGAAGGTGATTGCCCCCACACCGAGAAAAGTAGAATAGGGACACTTATTGATGATTCTTTCATGATAGAGACTCGATCAGCAGTTGATGATCTGTATGACTCACAATGGAAAACATACATGTGTATTGAGACTGATATGACTTTAGCTGCCCACTCAGAAAACGGAACTCCAAATATTTCGCAAGTGAAGCATGAAGTATCTAATGCCTATGATCCAGATGATCTTTGTGTGGTATTTGAACGAGATTCCAGAGTGGATTTTGCTGGGTTTTCTTTGAGTATGAACTATGGAAGTGACATCTCACTCACAGAAGCTAATGGAAAATGTTCTGGTGCTGGAACAAGTGAACATGTGGACCAGAAGCTACCTTTGAATTGTAAGAGCAGCAGTGTCAATAATAGTGAAGCTACTGGAAAAAAATACACCAGTAAAGAAGCAAGATCAAAGGTTTTGGGTGGAGCTCTAGGAAAAAGCAAATATCAGATCATGTCCAAAAGCAAGAAACCATCTCCTGTGAACAGGCCCATTGTCCAGAATAGCAAATTGGAGACG GAAGAAGAAATCCGGAAAAAGATGGAAGATATGTTGATCCAGCGCCAGAAAAGAATTGCTGAAAAAACTGCAGCTGGTCGTTTTGCTCCAACAACATCAAAGAAAGTCGTATCACAAAGTAAAACAATGAAAAGTTCCTTTAAGAGTGAAAAGTTAATTTCCACAACTAGCAATACAAACAGGATTGGTTCTGTCAAAATCAGTGCTACTTAA
- the LOC122276548 gene encoding uncharacterized protein At4g04980: MATGSCCGLVPTMLSRLKAYGFEEMKGHDIPKKLSAKSHKKVQGISIGSTFGNAGNLILAMELRNKILSFRDILDLPPCHGSASINELLICTMEDLQKLYPEIISSNRLSEINGTSMDQSLTCFLGALKSIGDSWMMRHDCVDKFKYDFPSYKENTNPEQLVEIVLETLDFMNKMAREKFDFMDEDDQKDDCPQADTLQKTFMESAYSDSNTFCCPSPASPATPTSVLPDSFYSYTKTAEKANTYYNPPTLWSLRVRAVGKLNPVDVKRLALNALSSVGGHDSNALSLNKKVKEPMTEIEKGSNFEVKNTIVETRDSSTKKDTPEVPRSDLNGTRKREIVRRIDVINDSPATTPETTHMITSVTSPTEEILAPTPPSPLMLPPNRDVSAGTPIIPISSPLHPMLQENLVPAPPQPIKQSPLGLPSNAEPTRLPLPSPPPPPPMLPSKGAAQPPPPPMLPSNSKGAAPPPPPLILPSKGAAPPPPPPMMPLKGSGSSAPPMPLANGAPPPPPPLGAAKSLRPKKAATKLKRSSQMGNLYRALKGKVEGSNLESKSSNGRKGVAGSACGKQGMADALAEMTKRSAYFQQIEEDVQKYAKSITELKSALHTFKTNDMAELIKFHKNVESILEHLTDESQVLARFEGFPVKKLEALRTAAALYSKLEATITELHNWKIVAPLCHLLDKVERYFTKIKGEVDALERAKDEESKKFKSHSIDFDFSILVRIKEAVVDVSSACMELALKERREAKAIEKKEPGSKSDTRMKGCTKMLWRAFQFAFRVYTFAGGHDDRADKLTRELAHEIENDPPH; encoded by the exons ATGGCTACAGGAAGCTGCTGCGGTTTGGTACCAACAATGCTGTCTCGTCTCAAGGCATATGGATTTGAG GAGATGAAAGGCCATGACATACCCAAGAAGCTTTCGGCCAAGAGTCACAAGAAAGTGCAAGGCATATCAATAGGCAGCACATTTGGTAATGCTGGCAACTTAATTTTGGCGATGGAGCTCCGAAACAAGATCTTGTCCTTTCGAGACATACTCGATCTGCCTCCTTGTCATGGCTCGGCTTCCATAAATGAA CTGTTGATCTGCACAATGGAAGATCTCCAAAAGCTTTACCCAGAAATAATATCCAGTAATCGGCTTTCAGAAATAAACGGAACATCTATGGATCAG AGTCTAACTTGCTTCTTGGGGGCTTTGAAATCTATTGGAGATTCATGGATGATGCGGCATGATTGCGTCGacaaatttaaatatgatttcCCATCGTATAAGGAGAATACCAATCCGGAACAACTCG TTGAGATTGTCCTGGAAACACTTGATTTCATGAATAAGATGGCACGAGAAAAGTTCGATTTCATGGATGAAGATGACCAGAAGGACGACTGTCCACAAGCTGACACATTGCAGAAAACCTTCATGGAGTCGGCCTATTCAGACAGCAACACCTTCTGCTGCCCTTCTCCAGCTTCGCCAGCCACCCCGACCTCAGTGCTTCCAGATTCATTTTATAGTTATACGAAAACTGCAGAGAAAGCGAATACGTATTACAACCCACCAACTCTCTGGTCTCTCAGAGTTCGAGCAGTTGGAAAACTGAATCCTGTTGATGTAAAGCGCCTCGCACTAAATGCATTATCAAGTGTAGGAGGCCACGATTCCAATGCTTTGAGTTTAAACAAAAAGGTTAAGGAACCAATGACAGAAATAGAAAAAGGAAGCAATTTTGAAGTGAAAAATACCATTGTTGAAACAAGAGACAGCAGTACTAAAAAAGACACACCAGAGGTTCCGAGGTCTGACTTAAATGGTACTAGAAAAAGGGAAATAGTGAGAAGAATTGATGTTATTAACGACAGTCCAGCTACAACTCCAGAGACAACCCATATGATCACCTCGGTGACAAGCCCAACTGAAGAAATCCTAGCGCCAACACCACCTTCACCACTCATGCTGCCACCAAACAGGGATGTATCAGCAGGAACACCAATAATACCAATATCATCGCCGCTGCACCCCATGCTACAGGAAAACCTGGTACCGGCACCACCACAACCAATTAAACAATCACCACTCGGGCTTCCTTCAAATGCAGAACCAACCAGATTGCCTCTGCCTTCTCCACCACCGCCACCACCCATGCTGCCTTCCAAGGGTGCAGCACAGCCACCTCCTCCACCCATGTTGCCTTCCAATTCCAAAGGTGCAGCACCCCCACCTCCTCCGCTCATACTGCCTTCCAAAGGTGCAGCACCCCCACCACCACCGCCTATGATGCCTCTGAAAGGATCGGGGTCATCAGCACCACCCATGCCACTTGCAAATGGGGctcctcctccacctcctccaCTTGGCGCAGCAAAATCCTTACGCCCCAAAAAAGCAGCTACTAAATTGAAGAGGTCATCCCAAATGGGTAATCTGTATCGGGCTCTTAAGGGAAAGGTGGAAGGGTCTAACCTTGAAAGTAAATCATCTAATGGGAGAAAGGGGGTTGCTGGTAGTGCATGTGGAAAACAAGGAATGGCCGATGCTCTTGCAGAGATGACAAAAAG ATCAGCATACTTCCAACAAATAGAAGAAGATGTTCAAAAGTATGCAAAATCAATCACGGAGCTGAAGTCTGCCCTTCATACTTTCAAAACCAATGACATGGCCGAGCTTATCAAGTTCCACAAAAACGTGGAATCCATTCTTGAACATTTAACGGATGAATCGCAG GTGCTAGCAAGGTTCGAAGGCTTCCCGGTAAAGAAGTTGGAAGCACTAAGGACAGCAGCGGCATTATACTCAAAGTTAGAGGCCACAATCACTGAACTACATAATTGGAAGATAGTGGCACCCTTGTGCCACTTGCTTGACAAAGTTGAACGTTACTTCACTAAG ATTAAAGGAGAAGTGGATGCACTGGAACGAGCCAAAGATGAAGAGTCCAAGAAATTTAAGAGTCATAGTATAGATTTTGACTTCAGTATCCTCGTAAGAATCAAAGAAGCTGTGGTGGATGTTTCCTCAGCCTGCATGGAGTTGGCTCTAAAG GAGAGGAGGGAAGCAAAGGCAATAGAGAAGAAAGAACCTGGATCAAAAAGTGACACACGAATGAAGGGATGTACCAAAATGCTTTGGAGAGCTTTCCAATTTGCATTTCGGGTCTATACATTTGCTGGTGGACACGATGATCGTGCTGACAAGCTGACAAGAGAATTGGCTCATGAAATAGAGAATGATCCCCCCCACTA A
- the LOC122276549 gene encoding polyphenol oxidase, chloroplastic-like — MASLLASSSPRSTNMVAATTTIPATPSFSPCFPRNTQVSKVGKQLYRRITTRVACRATNGDQHNINNGQNPQGKFDRRDVLLGLGGMYGAANLRNDPFALADPISAPELTKCSEADLPEGALPVNCCPPASKKIKDFVLPTQNSPLRVRPAAHLVNKDYIAKYNKAIELMKALPADDPRSFTQQANVHCAYCDGAYTQVGFPDLDLQIHDCWLFFPFHRYYVYFYEKILGKLIGDPTFALPFWNWDSPPGMQLPSLYANSNSALYNTLRDADHQPPTLLDLDYSGTDESTTKEDQYSSNLKIMYRQMVSGAKNPRLFFGSPYRAGDDPDPGAGSIETTPHGPVHLWTGDDTQPNNEDMGNFYSAGRDPIFFAHHSNVDRMWTIWKTLGGKRKDITDPDWLNSTFFFYDENADPVRVKVKDCVDNTKLRYVYQDVEIPWLKTKPTRKSKVKKVAKVFSVGHGSVAQAAETSSVKFPIVLDKVIRTVVARPKKSRSKKEKDDEEEVLVVDGIEVERDVPVKFDVFINDEDDSPTGPGNTEFAGSFVSVPQQKKGKKKKTRLRIGISDLLEDLGAEDDDSVVVTLVPRYGKGQATISGIKIELVG, encoded by the coding sequence ATGGCTTCTCTCTTGGCCTCCTCCTCCCCAAGAAGCACCAACATGGTGGctgccaccaccaccattccGGCCAccccctctttctctccctGTTTTCCTAGAAATACACAAGTTTCTAAAGTTGGAAAGCAATTATACCGCCGCATTACTACTAGAGTGGCATGCAGAGCTACAAATGGTGACCAGCACAATATTAATAATGGACAAAATCCTCAAGGGAAGTTCGATCGAAGAGATGTACTCCTTGGCCTCGGAGGCATGTATGGTGCTGCCAATCTCCGCAATGACCCGTTTGCGTTGGCAGATCCGATATCCGCGCCAGAGTTAACAAAGTGTAGCGAGGCAGACCTTCCAGAAGGCGCACTACCAGTCAATTGCTGCCCACCGGCATCCAAGAAGATCAAAGACTTTGTTTTACCTACCCAAAACTCTCCCTTACGTGTTAGGCCTGCCGCTCATTTGGTTAACAAGGATTACATAGCCAAATATAACAAAGCCATTGAGCTCATGAAAGCCCTCCCAGCTGATGACCCGCGTAGTTTCACCCAACAAGCTAATGTCCACTGCGCCTACTGCGACGGGGCTTACACACAAGTCGGTTTTCCAGActtggacctccaaattcacgATTGTTGGCTCTTCTTTCCATTCCATCGCTACTACGTGTACTTCTACGAGAAAATATTGGGCAAGTTGATTGGCGATCCCACCTTTGCCTTGCCATTCTGGAACTGGGACTCCCCTCCTGGCATGCAATTGCCATCCTTGTATGCTAACTCCAACTCAGCACTCTATAACACTCTGCGCGACGCCGACCACCAGCCACCGACCCTACTTGATCTTGACTACAGCGGTACGGACGAGTCAACGACAAAAGAAGATCAGTACTCTAGCAACCTGAAAATCATGTACCGGCAGATGGTGTCCGGCGCCAAGAACCCGAGGCTATTTTTCGGCAGCCCTTACCGGGCTGGGGATGATCCTGACCCAGGTGCTGGCTCAATCGAGACCACTCCCCACGGTCCTGTCCACCTATGGACCGGTGACGACACCCAACCTAACAACGAGGACATGGGGAACTTCTACTCGGCCGGTAGAGATCCAATCTTTTTCGCTCACCATTCCAATGTGGACCGGATGTGGACCATATGGAAAACATTAGGGGGGAAACGAAAAGATATCACAGACCCAGATTGGTTGAACTCCACATTTTTCTTCTATGATGAAAATGCTGATCCTGTTCGTGTTAAGGTTAAGGACTGCGTTGATAACACTAAGCTGAGATATGTTTATCAAGATGTGGAGATTCCATGGCTAAAGACCAAGCCGACTCGTAAATCTAAGGTTAAGAAAGTAGCTAAAGTCTTTTCAGTCGGACATGGGAGTGTAGCACAAGCGGCTGAAACATCGAGCGTTAAGTTTCCAATTGTTTTGGACAAGGTGATAAGGACTGTTGTCGCTAGGCCCAAGAAATCGAGGAGCAAGAAAGAGAAGGACGACGAGGAAGAAGTTTTAGTGGTTGACGGCATTGAGGTTGAGAGAGATGTTCCAGTGAAGTTTGATGTTTTTATCAACGACGAGGATGACTCACCTACCGGGCCTGGAAACACGGAGTTTGCAGGAAGCTTTGTGAGCGTGCCGCAGCAGaagaaggggaagaagaagaaaactcgCCTGAGGATAGGGATCTCTGACTTGTTGGAAGACTTGGGAGCTGAAGATGATGACAGCGTGGTGGTGACTTTGGTACCCCGGTATGGGAAAGGGCAGGCCACCATTAGTGGGATCAAGATTGAGCTTGTTGGTTAG